From a single Octopus sinensis linkage group LG5, ASM634580v1, whole genome shotgun sequence genomic region:
- the LOC115212145 gene encoding general transcription factor II-I repeat domain-containing protein 2-like: MCPENVDLFSAISLSANTVARRVEHIERNIKSQLKDKASKFVCFSVALDESIDVSDTSQLLLFIRGINANFEITEELVSVHSMHGTTTGIDIFREVEKSVAEYNLEWKKLKCITTDGGRNMCGTKKGLVGQINKVIENSGGLKPLVLHCILHQQALCGKHLDLSSVLDPVISTVNYIRSHGLKHRQFRDFLEEMNAEFPDLPYYTSIRF; the protein is encoded by the coding sequence ATGTGTCCAGAAAACGTAGATTTATTTTCCGCAATTAGTCTTTCTGCGAACACTGTTGCTCGTAGGGTTgaacatattgaaagaaatattaaatcacagCTAAaagacaaagccagcaagtttgtaTGCTTTTCTGTTGCACTTGATGAGTCAATTGATGTATCAGACACATCCCAATTGTTATTGTTCATCAGAGGAATAAATGCCAATTTTGAGATTACTGAGGAACTTGTATCTGTGCACAGCATGCATGGAACAACAACAGgcatagatatttttagagaagtGGAAAAGTCAGTGGCTGAGTATAATTTGGAATGGAAAAAACTAAAATGCATAACAACAGATGGTGGCAGAAATATGTGTGGAACCAAAAAGGGCTTAGTTGGGCAAATTAACAAAGTAATTGAGAATTCCGGTGGATTGAAACCTTTGGTATTGCATTGTATTCTTCATCAGCAAGCACTGTGTGGAAAGCATCTTGATTTATCATCTGTATTAGATCCTGTGATTTCCACTGTTAACTACATAAGATCTCATGGACTCAAACATCGCCAATTTCGTGATTTCTTGGAGGAAATGAATGCTGAGTTTCCAGACCTACCTTACTATACTTCAATAAgattttaa
- the LOC115212144 gene encoding general transcription factor II-I repeat domain-containing protein 2B-like, giving the protein MHLNDFNLRIQGETSLICDLYSKVKAFRKKLILFESQLTRSCFTHFSRCDKYRQEAATPFPNLFAQDVILALKQQFEERFSDLDACSSKLRIFENPFNSVIGDLPSELQMEVIDLQSNDILKDKYKEGNLIEFYKCLPSDQFLHLRRFACEFISVFGTTYLCEKTFSKMKYTKSCYRSQLSDEHLNALLVIGTTHFEPQLDKILSEMKQFHVSPIDQS; this is encoded by the coding sequence ATGCATCTCAATGATTTCAACCTACGGATACAAGGTGAAACTTCACTCATCTGTGATTTGTACTCAAAGGTGAAAGCTTTTCGTAAGAAATTAATACTATTTGAAAGTCAGTTAACAAGAAGCTGCTTTACTCATTTTTCACGATGTGACAAATATAGACAGGAAGCTGCCACTCCATTTCCAAACTTGTTTGCTCAAGATGTCATTTTAGCTTTGAAACAACAGTTTGAAGAACGTTTTTCTGATCTTGATGCATGTTCTTCAAAactaagaatttttgaaaatccaTTTAACTCTGTTATTGGAGACTTACCTTCTGAGTTACAAATGGAAGTTATTGATTTGCAATCCAATGACATCCTGAAGGACAAATATAAAGAGGGAAATTTGATTGAATTCTACAAATGCCTTCCATCCgaccaatttcttcatttaaggAGGTTTGCCTGTgaattcatttcagtttttgGCACCACATATTTGTGTGAGAAGACTTTTTCAAAGATGAAATACACAAAATCCTGCTACAGATCACAATTGTCTGATGAACATTTAAATGCATTGCTTGTTATTGGAACCACTCATTTTGAACCTCAGTTGGACAAAATTTTGtcagaaatgaaacaatttcatgTTTCCCCTATTGatcaaagttaa